One window of Thermocoleostomius sinensis A174 genomic DNA carries:
- a CDS encoding DUF3122 domain-containing protein encodes MKRQDIGFEWRRLWRWLLGLGLIGWLWLGGGHLSPSSASILHTADTADAIVVQSRRTLWDAKHHSWQVIAFKRVQPGTAETIQLRLVAFPNRGKIAHPQPLRLSDIQEHTWLLDDRSEEISAMSTTLDTVGQYDLAAVLEQLPTQRLRLEIPIVNHDPIGLRIAPGLIQEWQTVAHTEAGQLIDTCELFPLEARHNPAFPAWTRCQIEPIEQKRSSL; translated from the coding sequence ATGAAGAGACAAGATATTGGCTTTGAATGGCGGCGGTTATGGCGCTGGTTACTGGGACTGGGGTTAATAGGCTGGTTATGGCTAGGTGGCGGCCATCTGTCCCCGTCCTCGGCCAGTATTTTGCACACGGCTGATACTGCCGATGCGATCGTGGTACAATCTCGCCGCACACTGTGGGATGCCAAACACCATAGTTGGCAGGTAATTGCCTTTAAACGAGTGCAACCCGGCACGGCTGAAACGATTCAGTTGCGGTTAGTGGCCTTTCCCAATCGCGGCAAAATTGCCCATCCCCAACCGCTGCGACTCAGCGATATTCAAGAACACACTTGGTTGCTGGATGATCGATCGGAGGAAATTTCGGCGATGTCCACCACGCTAGATACGGTTGGTCAATATGATCTGGCGGCAGTTTTGGAGCAATTACCCACTCAACGCCTGCGCTTGGAAATACCAATCGTCAATCACGATCCAATTGGGCTACGCATTGCACCAGGTTTGATTCAAGAATGGCAGACCGTTGCCCACACCGAAGCCGGTCAACTGATTGATACCTGCGAGCTATTTCCCCTGGAAGCGCGGCACAATCCTGCTTTTCCTGCCTGGACTCGTTGTCAGATAGAGCCTATAGAACAAAAACGATCGTCCCTTTAG
- a CDS encoding Lrp/AsnC family transcriptional regulator, giving the protein MDLDSVDYKAIQHLMTQGRITWAELATVLGLSAPATADRVRRLEEKQVITGYAAIVNPSAIGCDLLAFIAVTLEHPRHRDQFLEILQRLPEIQECHHVTGDDDYLLKVRCRTTQDLEHLISEELKRLPGLLKTRTTIALSTVKETTALPIQTPDSQRS; this is encoded by the coding sequence ATGGATTTAGATTCTGTTGATTATAAGGCAATTCAACATTTGATGACACAAGGGCGCATCACTTGGGCAGAACTTGCAACCGTATTGGGGCTTTCAGCCCCTGCCACAGCCGATCGAGTACGGCGACTGGAAGAGAAACAGGTGATTACTGGCTATGCCGCAATCGTCAATCCCAGCGCGATCGGCTGTGATCTGTTGGCATTCATTGCCGTCACCTTGGAACATCCGCGTCATCGGGACCAATTTCTTGAAATCCTTCAGCGCCTTCCCGAAATTCAAGAATGTCACCACGTCACCGGCGACGACGACTACCTGCTGAAAGTCCGCTGTCGCACTACCCAAGATCTAGAGCATTTAATCAGCGAAGAATTGAAACGCTTACCCGGCCTCTTAAAAACCCGTACCACGATCGCCCTTTCCACCGTAAAAGAAACCACTGCATTACCCATCCAAACTCCCGATTCCCAACGCTCATGA